In the Zingiber officinale cultivar Zhangliang chromosome 5A, Zo_v1.1, whole genome shotgun sequence genome, caactacatttaacataaatgcagacatttgaccaatgtgattcttatttaaaataaatgttcatacaaaaagctaggcttttagtatatatcctaacaatctcccacttatactaaaagactatgttgccatatatgctgtcatacatctgattctcatcccctcaacatgcccatcaaaagctctcaccggaaggACCTTAATGAAagaatctaggttatctgctgatgcaatcttgacgacaacaacttctcttcgttttacgatgtctcatatcgggtggtacttgcactcaatatgtttacttgccttatggactcatggttccttcaagtttgctactgcacaacTATTATCACGatgataattttggacaaaccaagaatcacatctaagtccattaataagtttctgagccatacaacttctttagatgcctcagaggttgccacttagcttccatggtggagtctgaaacgcatttctgcttaatactcctccatgttatggctccacctcccaaagtaaacacataccccgaggtagacttactattgtccctatctgattggaagtcagaatctgtgtaacccacagggtgcaaatcatctgcctggtaaaccaatatataatctctagtccttctcaggtacttcaatatatgtcttacgacagtccaatgtccttgtcttgggttactttgatatcttctaaccatgcccacgacaaaacagatatccagtctcgtacatagcatcgcatacattaggctccctacaaccgaagcataaagaaccgcCTTCATgacctctatctcctttgatttcttaggagacatctcttttagataaagatactccatgctgaaaaaggtaagaaacctttcttggagttttgtatgctaaaacgagataggatagtatcgatgtatgaagcgtGGGATAAggataacattcttttcttgcgatccttttttactttgatcccaagaatatgtccatattctcctaagtccttcatatcaaactgcttggacaaccatactcttacgtctaacaacactttgacattgttgtcaatgagcaaaatatcatctacgtatagtacaagaaataccatcacatttatgtcactcttcttgtatacacaagactcatctggacattgaatgaatccataagactggataacttcattaaaccggatgtttcaagatctcgaagctttctttagtccataaatagaccgattaagcttacataagatgctctttgcccttcgcaatgaatccctctggttgagtcatatggatgttttcttcaagactttcattaaggaaagctgttttgatatccatttgtcaaatctcataatccatatgagcagcaatagataaaagaatccagataaacttaagcatgactaccaacgaaaaggtttcctcataattgattccctctttctgagtatacccttttgcaacaagccttgctttaaaagttTCCACCTTTCCGTTTGTCCctccttttcttttgtagactcatttacatccaatggtttttacatcatttggtggttctacaaactcccagacctgattagaatacatagattctatatcagagttcattgcactttgccaagatgctacatctttttcttggagtgcttcatcatatgtgcagggatcaagttcatgttcaccagggatcaagtctgaagactctcctaaaacatgaatctatcaggttgctgaacaaccctcctactacgatgTGGCACTGCTTGTAATTATGCaccatttgtgacacgtgttgtagtttcttgtggtatctcatcttgtattgttggtactaaaatagacgtgtcttctcttatttcctcaagaacactTTTACTCATGAGTTTGTGGctcattacatagtcttcttctaaaaatcgagcattggtgctaacaatgaccttaggactataaaataaaccatctttcgttcctttaggataaccaacaaacaagcgaacttttgtacgtgattctaacttatcagtgtctcccgtcaacacatgtgttggactaccccaaattcgaatatgcttcagattaggcttacgcctattccacaattttatgggagtagagggtactgacttagaaggtaccatattcagaatgtacacgctatttccagagcataacaccaaaatgaatttggtaattctaaataactcatcattgatctaaccatttccataagagtcatattccttcgttctgccacaccattctgttggggtgtaccaggtgcagacagttgggattgaatcccggcctctgataagtaactcctaaactctcataagaggtactcgccaccatgatcagaccgtaatgtcttgatacttttaccatgacgtttcaccacatcaaccttgtactctttgaacttatcaaagtacttagacttgcggcgcatcaagtaaatgtacccgtatctcaaatagtcatctataaaagagatgaaatattcgaaaccacctctcgcctggatagtcataggtccacacaaatcagaatgaaccaattccaacacatctttggctctataccccttagccttaaaaggtctcttggtcatttttccttccaagcaagactcgcaggttggaaagttttccaccatcaatgaacccaaaagtccatcggctattaacctttgaatcctactcaagttaatatgacctagccttagatgccaaagatatgtttggttcatttccgaagactgttttctcttatttgaattagaatatgcgttattaatttccatttgttacatcgtgggagttattggatttagagtatacaaattttcagctaatgtaccagaacaaataaccactctatttttcttgacaaccactttgtcaacaaaagaaacagaatatccatcctcaaatagtttagaaactgaaatcaaattctttctaaaacttggtacataaaggtaatttctcaaaatcaatgttttattcctatcaaaggctaaataaacatctcccactgcaacagccatcactttcatagcattgcccatgtaaacggtgatttctcgttcatgtagttgtcgggtttcctggaagccctgcaatgaattgcagacatgatcagtgactcccatatctatacaccaggtatcggtagataacaccactaaacatgtttcaacaactaatgaataagatacacctttattgttctcatttctgagaggacagtacACTTTAGTgtctaagttttgtttccaatcattataattgagactagtaagtctattctcttttaatATAACAGCAAGGGAATTGaatgtcatcctaagaatcacaaaacatttggtcaagactttagaatttaaaataatattgatttctcaaacaatatcatttaaattcaccaacacctcaaacaccgtgaattttgtatgccacgttagtgtggaagtatacaaaatcaaacatttgtaagaggagggttttacccattaattatcttgtcaacctaactttatgacaaataaaattacctaaaataccgtgaattttgtatgccacgttagtgtggacgtatacaaattcaaatatttgttaaagggggggggggtttacccattaattttattatcttgtcaacctaactttatgacaaataaaattaccttaaacaccatgaattttgtatgccacgttagtgtggacgtatacaaaatcaaacatttgttagagggggttttacccattaattttattatcttgtcaacctaactttatgataaattaatagttggtttttcttcggtcacacaaataatagcagtgactccgatgaagaggatactattaaatgtgcataagtgtataccattacttgatacttagtccattaaacaggattgtgccccttcagttggagaagatcacacactcctaaataattttctataaccatccagaaaggaagtttgatctagtgatccacaaacaaacttatccgatgtggaggaaggcactcagagccaacgcgcaagtttgaatgcatcacttacaaaccagtaatggagaccgtggaatttaattaaattcctctcccacttagttatttaaaatgaggaattttaacatgcacacaagcacacaaaacacaagcacacacaacataaaaggcaataaataagaaaaataattttccaactattatggcctcatccaatgcTGTCCTCCGTATGGCACCAACCCTAGCCACCGCCAAAGGGTTTACGTCGTCGCGTCCATCATATttccttttccgctgtgcctcCGGTGCTCAATcagtaccacgcctcacaaggatacgatccgtgagaaaaataaaattttacatttatcgatcctatattttacgaatgaatgtacatgtaatctagatcgaatagaatgtaaaatcctaataactaatatagctcttgctgtatttaataattataatcatgcacacatataaaatgccctcgacatgtccgagagtccaatcacacacaattatAATAGGCCATAATatttggagcctgcaaccacagagctaatctatttgcacatcctactattatcctgcctaaacttatgtatgaaaagtgcgtaattaactaaaaaccaaacacacagagttaaaaatctagctctgataccaattgttggttgctacacctggattccgttctgttctcctgtacaaaaatttttacaagcacagaacttaacctcaCTACCCATgtactctactgaagttaaacttgtattacaaacaatacttaacattattaatctaagttgatcttcagaagttaaacttggattggaaacgatacttaacatttttattccaagtttaaccgatgtggtcttcctaagttaaaccatattgcagaagttaattaaatatctataaagattggcttccaggttaaacatggcgagacactaggccttcttggttatgggattatccaccacttcctatacaaagcctttcaaagaaattggatatttaacttcttacagtaaccctaggtttaactacagagacctcaatagaagcacaagatcgaaacgtaaAATCGAAACACtaaatcgatagcacgaaatcggaacataaaatcgctaacctcttgtgttggtatttcagaatccatgcaaagaaaactaactaattaattcgaagcgtaaaccattaattagttatacctttctttgtagctaaaaacctattgatcttctgttgtattcctctcctcctctggacattgtgtgggcaatgatctaccaagatggaattcactcgaaccacttcttctcctccaagactctcgagccaccaagggatgccaaaataagaaactccttctcttcttcttctcctccaagtagcaAGCCACCAAGGAGATGGAACTTCTTTGATGTACCGCCggccttgagagaaagaaaacaaggagaaaggagagaagcaagggtcggccaccaaaggaaaagaagaggagcggGCCACaagagagagtttcggccacaaggaaaatagaagaggaGTCAAGGCTAGGTTGTTTCATAAGACactctctacctctcttttataatccttggtcttggcaaaaaagaaaattttaataacaattaaaatctctctcttttaaatttcctattgtgtatggcaataaaagaaagttttaaaattaatctttctcttttaaaacatgtagacaactacaaaaaaggaaagattaattaaaacttctcttttaaaaagcatggttacaaaaaaggaaagttttatcaaaaattaaaatatctcttttaaacattatagataactacaaataaggaaagattttaacaaaattaaagtctctctttaatcctttgtagataactataaaaggaaagattttaaaatttaaaactctctttttaaaaccatgaggatgactataaaaggaaagattttaacaaaaataaaatcttccttttatttctttagtggatgctaaaaaggaaagtttaaaatctttcttttaaccattgtagataactacaaaaaaggaaagattttaacaaaataaaatatctcttttaaccattgtagataactacaaataaggaaagattttaacaaaatataatctctcttttaaccattgtagataactataaataaggaaagattttaacaaaattttattttaaaacaaaacttccttttcttccacTAGTGGCCAGCCACATCTTGAACACCAAGATATGCTTGGGTCGACCGCCCTCTTGGACTCCAAacaatgcttggtcggccccccttgcttcaagcaaggatgtgtccgacccattacttgggtaaaaagtggactttgtggatacaataatttatagaggctacaacagggaccgagaggagaaattggttttggtctcccgatgagcttgagcttcctgtgttcgccccgaacacccaactcaagttcatcaataataactcataccactaaagagttattattgaactaccacaccaatcccaaattacattatgggctccttcttattatgagtgtgttaatctcgctgtgtttaagatatcgaatgaccattaatcaaatgagttactgtcactcacttaattaacatctagctccaagagtagtaccactcaacttcattgtcataccggactaagtccacctgcagtatttacatgataatctttatgagctcctcaacggGACATcttcaacctaaattactagggcacaatttccttctataatcaacaacacactatataaataatattatttcctaacttatcgggcctcttgattcaACAAGCTAAATTttactcattgataaattaaagaaataaatactaagtatatgtgcttgttattatatcgggattaagagcacacactttcataataacagagatcctgttcttttatgcagtcagtataaaagaacaacttcaaatggtcctgctcaatacactcatagtgtactagtgtaattttatagtcaagataaattaatatcaaattacactacaatcattctaatggtttgtctcaatccatcttggttgtgagctactatttataatttataagaaactgataacatgatcttctgtgtgacaccacacaccatgttatctacaatataaattaaatggacaactacatttaacataaatgcagacatttgaccaatgtgattcttatttaaaataaatgttcatacaaaaagctaggcttttagtatacatcctaacatttaCTTCTTGATCGTAGGATTGTTCAACACTACGATCCGGATCACAAGATCTTATGATCCTACGATCTATATCACAATTTTACAAACTATGGTATGCTATACTGAATCATTAAGATTTTGAGACAAAACATAGTCCTTTGAGATATTAGTATGGTAGTATTTAGGGGGTGCTTGGTTAAATaatgggaatgactatgggtatcGGTTTGATAGTAAGatagaatgagaatgagaatggaaatgaaacccatctagttatatgagttttgttgattcccataaatctagaaatcattcccaaattcttattcccaaacccacaatccaaacactatcttttactatcattcaaTTCTCTTATTCCCAAACTCATCAATCAAATATCCCATTAAAAAAGAATTTGACTGTAACACTGAACTATATTAACTTCAAATTGTTGATGATAAAATATAGGATTCTGACCTATTTTATATATTGATGGCACTACTTATTGTTTCTTAAAAACTTttctaataaaattaaacaaacttATAAAATAAACTCATCTAATTTatgtttttataaataataaaaaaatgttattatatttttcttaaaatttataaaatataataaattttattgaatACACCACAAATAGGGGTGAGCAAATATTTCGATAAAATTGAATTAACTGTATCAAATTAAACCGAACtgacttaatttaaaaatttggttcagttaatttaattttttattaattcgatttaattttagttttaaattagtaaatcagttaaACTGAATAAACCGAATAaggatattaatttaattatttttatttaaaaatataattaattaaataaaatcaaaatttgattaatttagttttaaaattttgattaatttggttgagaatcaaattaattgatatttaattGGTTTGGTTTGTTCGGGGTTCGTAAGAAAATTTGGTCGGTTCGATTGgttcaaaaaatttcaatttgTTTGATTTTCAGTTTATTCGGTTCAGTCAATTCAATTTTAACCGAATGCTCATCACTCTCTATATATATTATCACACACCCAATAACAAACATGTTGTGAGCACCaattgtattttgtttttctttattttaagaGCTTAAGGGTTCAAATTTAGAATTTAGGGGTTAAGTTATAGTATTAAAACTatagaaattataaaaaaaatttaaaaattacacaTGGTGCTTACAAGGTATGCATCATTGAGTGTGTATGATAACAATCCTCTCTTtctatatatatagttttgatatATCATATTTCTTACCCCGTACATCCTGTGAGCACCTaaaatttttttcattttgaattttttttgtatttaataGCATAACCCAACCCCTAAACTTATTGGTATAACCATTTATGTATCCTACGCTTAACATCAACCAAAATAATtagtgaattttaaaaaaaatgaatattttgaGTTATACATATTTtggtgaatttaaaaaaaaatgaatattttgagttatatatatatatatatatttataaaatttttttcttaattatattATTCTTAACTGGTAATTgtactttataaataaataaataaatttaaaattcaatttgccCCGATTTACGACGTAAGACGCTCAGTTGTCACCTAGATATATATGATTTGATTTCTAACTAAAATTTATTTGTAGAGATTTTTTTCTAAATGAGACGTACAACCAAAGGATGTTAAACTTTTGAATCATCCGTCGTAAGTTATATATATCTACGTCAGAGCCGAGCAACTATAGATGGAGGTCTTATTCGAGACGCTCGAGCACGATCTCGCGCCGCTCATGCTAACCCACTATCTCTTCTACCACACtatcaataatattatattaGTGGTTAGACCTTTTGTCATAACctttaaattttcaatatttatgAATTAGACATCATTattcataaattaatttaataattttataaataataaaaaaagtatgtatatatatatataaactaaataaagattttaataatGTCAACTATTATAATAAACCCTGAGTAtcgttttagatttattttaattattatggCAATATAATTGCCTTATATTTGGTGTTATCATATAGCACCGTCAACTTATCATCTGTTCCTAATCCCCCGGAAATCCACGAAATGTGAAACTAAACAAGGAAATGGCGCGACTACAAAACAGACGGTTTTTATCGGTCAAACTCATGGTCTTCGCTCGCACCTCCACCGTCCGTCCGTATTTCCAATCATTAATGGTTAAAAATGAGCCCCAATTTCTCAAACCTCAGGAAAATGCCCTGGCAAAAACAAATTTCGGGGCGTTTTAGTAAATACGTATTTTTAAGGATCGCGACGAGAAATAAATGCGTGTCCAGAAACGTCATTTGCTAACAAGTTCCCGTTAATTACCGTCGTGTCCGAAAatgctttttttaaaaaattaagtaaatACAGTTAATTAAATAGTATATAAACGTAGCCCTCGCCCCCGCACATCGGCCCTTGCGAGAGCGGAGACAGGAAACCCCACCGCCGACGGCCGACCGCAACCCCGCGCTCGTGGAAGCCTTCTCTTCTTCCGTTTTCCCAGTATCCGGCCACATTCAACGGACCTATCTCGGCGTCGGTCTCCCCGTTGCGGTCGGAGGCGCGCCAATCGTTCGAGGTCGATCCCTATCTGGCCGTTGCCGTCTAGTCGTCGTGACCCTGCTGGTGGTAGTGGACGTGAAGGAGTAGTGAAGCATGGTCGCGTTGATGAGGATCGTGATCTCCTGCTGGAAGCCGGAGGTCCGGGATGGTGGATCGGTCGGCCGCGACGACCGCCTCCTCTGGTACAAGGATCTCGGCCGCCACTCCGTCGGGGAGTTTTCCATGGCGGTGTCGCAGGCGAATAATATTCTGGAAGACGGAAGCCAAATCGAGTCGGGCCCGCTGAGCTGGAGGGAGGGCACTTGCGGCACGTTCGTCGGGGTCTACGATGGGCACGGCGGACCGGAGACGTCGCGGTACATCACGGAGCATTTATTTGCTAACCTCAAAAGTAAGCcgtttttctttggttttctttatgTGTAACCGCGTAGGGTCTCATTTGTCATACGCTACCCATCCTCTGGGTTGAATTGGTTGGTATTTTCTTTGTTGGAATTCAGGTTTATATTGCGCATTAGAATTTTGGGCACCCTAATGAGTTGTTCTTTTTCTATGCTAAATTTGTGACATTTTATCCTATTATTTTGTATATATGATGCTGTGTCATTATTCTTTTCGCTTCTTGAGGTTAGATTCAAATCAGATACTAACAGGGATGGAAACTGATGGTTTCCTGGTTATTTCATCTTCTATATTGTGAATATTGCctgaaaatttatcaaaaaatcaaTAATTTCACTTATATGGCAACAACCACATTTCATTTATTCAGCAGTTTTCTATCAGATAATTTCAGGCTTATCTTCTTATGAAAATTTCAGGTTATCATGCTCAAAATTGAAAATCTTTGCTATGCAATCTGTTAGTCTGAAGATGCATTTGTCTTTTTTTTCATTGTGACGCTCTATTTTGTCCAGGGTTTGCATCAGAACAagaaggtatttcagtagatgtCATAAGGAAGGCATTTTCAGCCACAGAAGAGGGTTTTATCTCTATTGTAAGAAAGCAGTGGCTCAATAAGCCTCAGATTGCCTCTGTTGGTTCATGTTGTTTGGTCAGTATCATATCTGGTGGTATGCTTTATGTGGCAAATGTTGGAGATTCACGTGCGGTACTAGGAAGAATCGAGCGAGGTATTAGAGAGGTTACAGCAGTACAAATGTCTGCAGAGCACAATGCGAGTTTTGAATCTGTGAGGGAGGAATTGCATTCATTGCATCCCAATGATCCCCAGATAGTTGTTTTGAAGCACAAAGTTTGGCGTGTGAAAGGCCTTATACAGGTAATTCTTTTTTGAACAATTTTGTGATCATCACTGAGTTGGAGTTAGTTCATTTATACCATGCCTCAAAAACCTTCACATAACATTATCATTACCCATATGCATGTTTGTTTAATAATAGAATGTTTTTCATGCTTGTTATACTTAATATATTGCACAATGGGTTAAGTATACTTTACATTCCTTCTATGCATTCATATCTTGTCAGGATTGAAGGTCAAGGATCTAAGTATTAGTAGCATAAGATCAGTAGGATTGATGAAATTGAAATGAGTAGGGatgtttttcttaaaaaaattaaaatagagaAATATATAACAAATTTTTTTATTGAACATGTTCTAGAATCTTATGAAGAGTGTTTATTATAGGTTATAAGACATCCAGTTATTAATGATAAATTGGCAAATAATAAGTCATATTTATCCACAAAAACATTTAATGAATACTAAAAATAgattataaatattaataaaaatcctATTCTTAGTATAGATTTCTTAGTAATACTAGATTATTGATATATTTTCAGTAAAAGTGTTAGTATTAAATACCCCATGTTATAGGGGTTAATTGGGTCGTTGATACATATGGATTGGATTTTAGTTGAAGAAACAAGTTATAAGTCAAGAGAGATTATTGTGTATCTATAGTGAAACTAACTAATTGCTAGCTAGTATCTTTGAATGTTTAGTTTTTTC is a window encoding:
- the LOC121980417 gene encoding probable protein phosphatase 2C 60, yielding MVALMRIVISCWKPEVRDGGSVGRDDRLLWYKDLGRHSVGEFSMAVSQANNILEDGSQIESGPLSWREGTCGTFVGVYDGHGGPETSRYITEHLFANLKRFASEQEGISVDVIRKAFSATEEGFISIVRKQWLNKPQIASVGSCCLVSIISGGMLYVANVGDSRAVLGRIERGIREVTAVQMSAEHNASFESVREELHSLHPNDPQIVVLKHKVWRVKGLIQVSRSIGDAYLKDAEFNCEPLISRFRLSEPFHKPILSPEPSIITHKLSPEDQFLIFASDGLWEHLSNQEAANMIHNSPRNGIARKLVKTALQVAAKKREMSYQDLTKIDRGVRRHFHDDISVIVLFLDPNLISQNFHHGPVLSLKGAGVPV